One window of Dermacentor albipictus isolate Rhodes 1998 colony chromosome 9, USDA_Dalb.pri_finalv2, whole genome shotgun sequence genomic DNA carries:
- the LOC139050064 gene encoding uncharacterized protein, with product MDTCKVKTIFTDYQDIATVELGLMKGPPASLHLKNGAIPKFYHQPLVSLLRPDRGTPATPAARIQRWVLYLGCYKYKLQFVPGKQLRNSDALSRLPQQTTGEGVEGPTEGNYETGHCHQPGACTSAITDRGEVDPWSCQISDRSTNGNCRGSHCHCQAPRRSGAPTLGFITNVSGHRYDCSWSRVQPGARSQHGHQCNHFLGSGRPS from the exons ATGGACACCTGCAAGGTCAAGACCATTTTCACAGACTACCAGGACATCGCTACCGTGGAACTCGGTCTAATGAAGGGCCCTCCAGCAAGCTTGCACCTCAAAAATGGAGCAATTCCAAAGTTTT ATCATCAGCCACTCGTCAGCCTGCTGCGACCTGACCGCGGGACACCGGCTACGCCGGCTGCGCGAATTCAACGCTGGGTACTGTACCTCGGATGCTACAAATACAAGCTTCAGTTTGTTCCTGGGAAACAACTACGGAACTCGGATGCCCTCAGCAGATTACCACAGCAGACCACCGGAGAGGGAGTCGAAG GTCCAACTGAGGGGAACTACGAGACTGGACACTGCCACCAGCCAGGAGCGTGTACATCCGCAATTACGGACCGGGGAGAAGTGGATCCCTGGTCGTGTCAAATAAGCGACCGGAGCACGAATGGTAACTGTAGAGGCTCCCACTGCCATTGTCAAGCGCCACGTCGATCAGGTGCGCCGACACTCGGATTCATCACCAATGTTTCCGGACACCGATACGACTGCTCCTGGTCAAGGGTCCAACCAGGCGCCAGGTCCCAGCACGGCCACCAATGCAACCACTTCCTTGGAAGCGGTCGCCCCAGTTAA